A part of Bufo bufo chromosome 7, aBufBuf1.1, whole genome shotgun sequence genomic DNA contains:
- the GPBAR1 gene encoding G-protein coupled bile acid receptor 1 yields MESDESNNSSNFKDQERLIILLSSPLSAFIIFSNLFIIIGIVFNRKLHNTANYFFLSLLFADFFTGVLLPCIPRMRFNKDLGYNGCFLAFISPNFFFLSFLVNLLMVHYEKYLCIIYPLHYREIWVHRCVPLSLFLAWTLPLVFSCLPLLGWNNWANNCTCSYKHVFPNAYIYLETYGVVIPAILAMSFITIKLLSVARRQLKEIKKLHRSVQREVVTEMERQMDLRYAKCIAIFSLTFFICWVPYIALLQVSVLAIENYEISIWIVLTLTCVGSGSAAVIPVILGLSHRQYTELWRNLCKKYCQCCCKPRGNPTSHHHDMKSKEETLEDELTSVE; encoded by the coding sequence ATGGAGTCAGATGAATCTAACAATTCATCAAATTTTAAAGACCAGGAGAGGCTGATCATCCTGCTATCCAGCCCTCTCTCAGCATTCATCATTTTCTCCAACcttttcatcatcattgggatCGTGTTCAACAGGAAGTTACACAATACGGCCAACTACTTCTTCCTCAGTCTGTTGTTTGCCGACTTCTTCACCGGGGTTCTCCTGCCCTGTATCCCTCGGATGAGGTTCAACAAGGACCTGGGTTATAATGGCTGTTTTCTTGCCTTCATATCTCCAAACTTCTTCTTTCTGTCATTCTTGGTCAACTTGTTGATGGTGCACTATGAGAAGTACCTGTGCATCATCTACCCTTTGCACTATCGGGAAATATGGGTGCACCGCTGTGTCCCTCTCTCCCTGTTCTTGGCGTGGACTTTGCCGTTGGTGTTCTCTTGCCTTCCGTTGCTGGGTTGGAATAATTGGGCAAACAACTGCACCTGCTCCTATAAGCATGTGTTCCCAAACGCTTATATATACCTGGAGACGTATGGGGTGGTCATCCCGGCCATCTTGGCAATGAGCTTCATCACCATCAAGCTGCTTTCAGTGGCCAGGAGGCAACTGAAGGAGATCAAGAAGCTCCACCGATCAGTGCAGAGGGAGGTGGTGACGGAGATGGAGCGCCAAATGGACTTGAGATACGCCAAGTGTATTGCCATCTtctccttgacttttttcatctgTTGGGTTCCTTACATTGCTCTTCTTCAGGTCTCAGTGCTGGCCATCGAGAATTATGAAATCAGTATATGGATTGTCCTGACTCTTACATGTGTGGGGAGTGGCAGTGCTGCTGTCATCCCCGTCATTTTGGGATTAAGTCACCGGCAGTACACTGAACTCTGGAGGAACCTGTGCAAAAAATATTGCCAGTGCTGCTGCAAGCCCAGAGGGAACCCAACAAGTCACCACCATGACATGAAGAGCAAGGAAGAGACTCTGGAGGATGAATTAACTTCTGTGGAATGA